In a single window of the Streptomyces sp. NBC_00285 genome:
- a CDS encoding Zn-dependent alcohol dehydrogenase, producing the protein MRGVLFDGRQIQVVDDLEVRDPGPGEVQVAISAAGLCHSDLSVVDGTIPFPVPVVLGHEGAGVVEAVGEGVTHVGPGDHVALSTLANCGACADCDRGRPTMCRKAIGRPQKPFSRRGERVFQFACNSAFAERTVVKAVQAVRIPKDIPLTSAALIGCGVLTGVGAVLNRARVDRGESVLVIGTGGIGLNVIQGARIAGASRIVAVDANPAKEAMARQFGATDFLTSVEGVRELLPRGADHAFECVGRVELVRAAVDLLDRHGQAVLLGVPAAGAEASFVVSSMFLDKAILGCRYGSSRPQRDIPLYADLYRQGRLLLDELVTETYPVEDFEKAVADAEAGRVARGVLTF; encoded by the coding sequence ATGCGCGGCGTGCTGTTCGACGGGAGGCAGATCCAGGTCGTCGACGATCTGGAGGTGCGGGACCCGGGACCCGGGGAGGTGCAGGTCGCCATCTCCGCGGCCGGGCTGTGTCACAGCGACCTGTCCGTGGTGGACGGGACCATACCTTTTCCGGTTCCGGTGGTGCTGGGACATGAGGGCGCGGGCGTGGTCGAGGCGGTGGGGGAGGGGGTCACACATGTCGGGCCCGGTGACCATGTGGCGCTGTCCACGCTCGCCAACTGCGGTGCCTGCGCCGACTGCGACCGAGGGCGGCCGACCATGTGCCGCAAGGCCATCGGGCGGCCCCAGAAGCCCTTCTCACGGCGCGGGGAGCGGGTGTTCCAGTTCGCGTGCAACTCCGCCTTCGCGGAACGGACGGTGGTGAAGGCCGTCCAGGCTGTCCGGATCCCGAAGGACATCCCGCTGACGTCCGCCGCGCTCATCGGGTGCGGGGTGCTGACCGGGGTGGGGGCCGTGCTCAACCGGGCCCGGGTGGACCGCGGGGAGAGCGTGCTGGTGATCGGGACCGGGGGGATCGGGCTCAACGTCATCCAGGGCGCGCGGATCGCGGGCGCCTCGCGGATCGTGGCGGTGGACGCCAATCCGGCGAAGGAAGCGATGGCCCGGCAGTTCGGGGCGACCGACTTCCTGACCTCGGTGGAGGGGGTGCGGGAACTGCTGCCGCGCGGGGCGGACCACGCCTTCGAGTGCGTCGGCCGGGTCGAACTCGTGCGTGCCGCCGTCGACTTGCTCGACCGGCACGGCCAGGCGGTGCTGCTGGGAGTTCCGGCGGCGGGCGCGGAGGCGTCCTTCGTCGTGTCGTCGATGTTCCTCGACAAGGCCATCCTCGGCTGCCGTTACGGGTCCTCACGGCCGCAGCGGGACATCCCGCTGTACGCGGACCTCTACCGGCAGGGCCGGCTGCTCCTCGACGAACTCGTCACGGAGACCTACCCCGTCGAGGACTTCGAGAAGGCGGTGGCCGACGCGGAGGCAGGACGGGTGGCCCGGGGGGTGCTCACCTTCTAG
- a CDS encoding acyl-CoA dehydrogenase family protein: MEFGFTVEDEAFRAEAREWLAGHADGSQDRRTWERTLGKSGWIGLGWAESGYGNRTAGLTQQVAWAEEYARSGAPPRSGHIGEKLLAPTLLAHGTDEQKARFLPPVAAGEELWCQGYSEPGAGSDLAGVRTRATRGEDGTYRISGQKIWTSLAHEADWCFVLARTEPESRRHHGLSFLLVPMDQPGRVEVRPIRQLTGTSEFNEVFFDGAHARAEHVVGGEGQGWRVAMSLLGFERGVSTLAQQVGFAQELTQVVRAAVRTDAVADPVVRAQLVRQWAELRTMRWNALRTLGGSGDAGASNVAKLLWAGWHQRLGELAMLVRGAEAAAGPDWSPSAPYELDALQQLFLFSRADTIYGGSDQIQRTIIAERVLGLPREPKGVV, translated from the coding sequence GTGGAGTTCGGGTTCACGGTTGAGGACGAGGCGTTTCGGGCGGAGGCGCGGGAATGGCTCGCCGGGCATGCCGACGGCTCCCAGGACCGTCGTACCTGGGAACGCACCCTCGGCAAGTCCGGTTGGATCGGGCTCGGTTGGGCCGAATCCGGGTACGGCAACCGGACCGCCGGCCTCACCCAGCAGGTCGCCTGGGCCGAGGAGTACGCGCGGTCCGGGGCGCCGCCGCGGTCCGGGCACATCGGGGAGAAACTGCTCGCGCCCACGCTCCTCGCCCATGGCACCGACGAGCAGAAGGCGCGCTTCCTTCCCCCCGTCGCCGCCGGGGAGGAACTGTGGTGCCAGGGGTACAGCGAACCCGGGGCCGGATCCGACCTCGCCGGGGTGCGGACCAGGGCCACGCGCGGCGAGGACGGGACGTACCGGATCAGCGGTCAGAAGATCTGGACGTCCCTCGCCCATGAAGCGGACTGGTGCTTCGTGCTCGCCCGGACCGAGCCGGAGTCCCGTCGGCATCACGGACTGTCGTTCCTCCTCGTTCCCATGGACCAGCCGGGACGCGTCGAGGTGCGGCCCATCCGCCAGTTGACCGGGACCAGCGAGTTCAACGAGGTCTTCTTCGACGGGGCTCACGCGCGCGCGGAGCATGTCGTCGGGGGCGAGGGACAGGGCTGGCGGGTGGCCATGAGCCTGCTGGGGTTCGAGCGCGGAGTATCCACGCTCGCCCAACAGGTCGGTTTCGCGCAGGAGTTGACGCAGGTCGTCCGGGCCGCCGTACGCACCGACGCGGTCGCGGATCCCGTCGTGCGCGCTCAACTCGTCCGGCAATGGGCCGAGTTGCGGACCATGCGGTGGAACGCCCTGCGCACGCTCGGCGGTTCGGGTGACGCCGGAGCCTCCAACGTGGCCAAGCTGCTGTGGGCGGGGTGGCATCAACGGCTCGGCGAGCTGGCGATGCTCGTGCGGGGCGCGGAGGCGGCGGCCGGACCCGACTGGTCCCCTTCCGCGCCGTACGAACTCGACGCCCTGCAACAGCTGTTCCTGTTCTCACGGGCCGACACCATCTACGGCGGTTCGGACCAGATCCAGCGCACCATCATCGCCGAGCGGGTGCTCGGTCTGCCCAGGGAACCCAAGGGGGTCGTCTGA
- a CDS encoding SDR family oxidoreductase — MGNFLAGRVVAVTGAGRGIGRAVALAAAGEGARVVVNDYGVAMDGASPASEVASGVVKEIEAAGGEAVAVADDISTMAGGQRVVDTALSSYGRLDGVVCVAGILRERMLFNMSEEEWDPVLATHLKGTFTVFRAASAVMRKQRAGTLIGFTSGNHQGSVSQANYSAAKGGIISLVRSAALGLHKYGVTANAVAPVARTRMSANVPMELSEIGEPEDVAAMVVYLLSERAREVTGQVYTVAGPKIAVWAQPRELRAAYASGGWTPETIAESLPGSIGVDPMPMLERLVEMERAARDGARPNAG, encoded by the coding sequence GTGGGGAACTTCTTGGCAGGCAGGGTCGTCGCCGTGACGGGCGCGGGACGGGGCATCGGGCGGGCCGTCGCGCTGGCCGCCGCGGGCGAGGGGGCGCGGGTCGTCGTCAACGACTACGGGGTCGCCATGGACGGGGCGTCGCCCGCGAGCGAGGTCGCCTCGGGTGTGGTGAAGGAGATCGAGGCGGCCGGGGGCGAGGCCGTCGCCGTGGCCGACGACATCTCGACGATGGCGGGCGGTCAGCGGGTCGTCGACACCGCGCTGTCCTCGTACGGGCGGCTCGACGGTGTCGTGTGCGTCGCCGGGATCCTCCGCGAGCGGATGTTGTTCAACATGTCCGAGGAGGAATGGGATCCGGTCCTCGCCACCCATCTGAAGGGGACCTTCACGGTGTTCCGGGCGGCATCCGCCGTGATGCGGAAACAACGGGCCGGGACGTTGATCGGGTTCACCAGCGGGAACCATCAGGGGTCGGTTTCGCAGGCGAACTACAGCGCGGCGAAAGGCGGGATCATCTCGCTGGTCCGCAGTGCGGCGCTCGGGCTGCACAAGTACGGGGTGACCGCCAACGCGGTGGCGCCCGTCGCCCGTACGCGGATGTCGGCCAACGTGCCGATGGAGCTCTCCGAGATCGGGGAGCCCGAGGACGTGGCCGCGATGGTGGTCTACCTGCTGTCGGAGCGGGCTCGGGAGGTCACCGGGCAGGTGTACACGGTCGCGGGGCCGAAGATCGCGGTGTGGGCCCAGCCCCGGGAACTGCGCGCCGCGTACGCCTCCGGCGGATGGACGCCGGAGACGATCGCGGAGTCCCTGCCGGGGAGCATCGGCGTCGATCCGATGCCGATGCTGGAGCGGCTGGTGGAGATGGAGAGGGCGGCACGGGACGGGGCGCGGCCCAATGCGGGATAG
- a CDS encoding cyclase family protein — MSLPAAFHDIAKRVNNWGRWGSDDEIGTLNLITDEVVREAAATVRTGRRIPLALPLQQDGVQTGMMPGRVNPLHAMVQINQEIFGPGTVACSDDAVTMGLQAATHWDALTHVSHSGMLYNGRPAGTITPHGGAEFGGIDKAGHVVSRGVLLDVARARGVDRLEGGHAVTPEDLDAAEELAGTRVRAGDIVLVRTGQIQVYLAGNKEAYAYPSPGLSVRTPEWFHARDVAAVANDTLTFEIFPPEIEDLWLPVHALDLVEMGMLQGQNWNLEKLSTACGQENRYAFLLSAMPEPFVGGTGAPVAPVAVL; from the coding sequence ATGTCACTTCCGGCCGCGTTCCACGACATCGCCAAGCGCGTGAACAACTGGGGGCGTTGGGGTTCCGACGACGAGATCGGCACGCTGAACCTGATCACCGACGAGGTCGTCCGCGAGGCCGCCGCGACCGTCCGTACAGGTCGCCGCATCCCTCTCGCGCTCCCGCTGCAGCAGGACGGCGTGCAGACCGGGATGATGCCGGGCCGGGTCAACCCCCTGCATGCCATGGTGCAGATCAACCAGGAGATCTTCGGCCCGGGCACGGTGGCGTGCAGCGACGACGCCGTGACCATGGGGCTCCAGGCGGCCACCCACTGGGACGCGCTCACCCATGTCTCGCACTCGGGCATGCTCTACAACGGGCGTCCGGCCGGCACCATCACCCCGCACGGCGGCGCCGAGTTCGGCGGTATCGACAAGGCGGGGCACGTCGTATCGCGCGGAGTGCTCCTGGACGTGGCGCGGGCGCGGGGCGTGGACCGGCTGGAGGGCGGGCACGCCGTGACCCCCGAGGATCTGGACGCCGCCGAGGAACTCGCGGGCACGCGTGTGCGTGCCGGCGACATCGTGCTCGTACGGACCGGGCAGATCCAGGTGTATCTCGCGGGGAACAAGGAGGCGTACGCCTATCCGTCGCCGGGCCTGTCGGTCCGCACCCCGGAGTGGTTCCACGCGCGCGATGTCGCTGCGGTCGCGAACGACACGCTCACGTTCGAGATCTTCCCGCCGGAGATCGAGGACCTGTGGCTACCGGTGCACGCGCTGGACCTGGTGGAGATGGGGATGCTCCAGGGCCAGAACTGGAATCTGGAAAAGTTGTCCACAGCCTGTGGACAAGAAAACCGCTACGCGTTTCTGCTGTCGGCGATGCCGGAGCCGTTCGTCGGCGGCACCGGAGCGCCGGTGGCCCCGGTGGCCGTTTTGTGA
- a CDS encoding ATP-binding protein, translated as MQLEIRPDPAEVGRARRWARSRLALSGIGVDEPLAENLILLVSELVTNAVVHTGRPAVLRLSLPDMAAEAATVRLEVADHSGRAPVPRCVDGDATGGRGLALVDGLADRWGWSREGGGKSIWCELDRCTQSQSATEAYDIDASAYEGLAFEAV; from the coding sequence GTGCAGCTGGAGATCCGGCCCGACCCCGCGGAGGTGGGGCGAGCCCGGCGGTGGGCCCGCTCGCGACTCGCCCTGTCCGGGATAGGGGTCGACGAACCACTCGCCGAGAACCTGATCCTCCTCGTGTCCGAACTGGTCACCAACGCCGTGGTGCACACCGGCCGGCCGGCCGTCCTGCGGCTGTCCCTGCCGGACATGGCGGCCGAGGCGGCCACCGTCCGCCTGGAGGTGGCCGACCACAGCGGCCGGGCCCCGGTGCCGCGGTGTGTGGACGGCGACGCGACCGGCGGCCGCGGCCTCGCCCTCGTCGACGGACTCGCCGACCGCTGGGGCTGGAGCCGTGAGGGCGGCGGCAAGAGCATCTGGTGCGAACTGGACCGCTGTACGCAGTCGCAGAGCGCCACGGAGGCCTACGACATCGACGCCTCGGCCTACGAGGGGCTGGCCTTCGAAGCGGTGTGA
- a CDS encoding acyl-CoA dehydrogenase family protein has translation MRFQLSEEQRALRAGMRELLVRRFDGDVLRAAVAEPRLDRALWRELGAAGFFALRVPEADGGVGLGLPETVLAFEEAGRALLPGPLVATHLAAGTVPGAAEGETVVTDVDGGGLVEWLEEADVVRGDAAAAVPLKSVDPLTPLHRVPGAHGGAADPVAVLLTAAEQLGTATRACELAVQHAGTREQFGQPIGAFQAVKHLCAQLLVRAETARAAVYAAAVTGDPMDIAAARLLADEAAERGARDCLQVHGGMGFTWECEVHLLLKRAWVRARRSGGGAESEESLAAGLLA, from the coding sequence GTGCGCTTCCAACTGAGCGAAGAGCAGAGGGCGTTGCGGGCCGGCATGCGGGAGCTGCTGGTGCGGCGCTTCGACGGGGACGTGCTGCGCGCCGCCGTGGCGGAACCCCGTCTGGACCGCGCGCTGTGGCGGGAGCTGGGAGCGGCCGGGTTCTTCGCGCTGCGGGTGCCGGAGGCGGACGGCGGGGTCGGACTGGGCCTGCCGGAGACCGTGTTGGCCTTCGAGGAGGCCGGGCGGGCCCTGCTGCCCGGACCGCTGGTGGCGACCCACCTCGCGGCGGGCACCGTGCCGGGCGCGGCCGAGGGGGAGACCGTCGTCACGGACGTCGACGGCGGCGGGCTGGTGGAGTGGCTGGAGGAGGCGGACGTCGTACGCGGCGACGCCGCCGCAGCCGTACCCCTGAAGTCGGTGGATCCGCTGACGCCGCTGCACCGGGTGCCGGGCGCGCACGGGGGCGCGGCCGATCCCGTCGCGGTCCTCCTCACCGCCGCCGAGCAGCTCGGCACCGCCACGCGCGCGTGTGAGCTGGCCGTGCAACACGCCGGGACGCGGGAGCAGTTCGGCCAGCCGATCGGGGCCTTCCAGGCGGTCAAGCACCTGTGCGCGCAGCTGCTGGTGCGGGCGGAGACGGCGCGGGCCGCGGTGTACGCGGCCGCCGTGACGGGAGACCCCATGGACATCGCCGCGGCCCGGCTGCTGGCCGACGAGGCGGCCGAGCGGGGCGCCCGGGACTGTCTTCAGGTGCATGGCGGAATGGGGTTCACCTGGGAGTGCGAGGTGCACCTGCTGCTGAAACGGGCCTGGGTGCGGGCCCGGCGCAGCGGCGGTGGCGCGGAGAGCGAGGAGTCGCTCGCCGCCGGTCTGCTGGCCTGA
- a CDS encoding acyl-CoA dehydrogenase family protein, protein MDLAYTPEEEEFRARLREWLAKALPGLPPQPSPEDWPGRRAYDLGWQRMLYDAGYAHVHWDASPTTRLIFLEETETAGAPYVGAGFVGLLHAGPTIAAEGTAGQRDRWLPPILRGEEVWCQGFSEPEAGSDLAALRTRAHRDGDDYVVTGSKIWTSHAEVADWCELLVRTDPKAPKHRGITWLAMPMSAPGVVVRPLRTLAGSAEFAEVFLDEVRVPVANRVGDENDGWRVTMVTLSFERGTAFVGEVVACRRVLGELARTARDNGRWDDPVLRRRLGRLNADFRALWRLTQWNVSEAEANGGVPGVGGSVFKLGYSHARQELYDTAAEVLGPESLDLERPWVLDRLSSLSYTIAAGTSQIQRNIVAERILGLPKGR, encoded by the coding sequence GTGGATCTCGCGTACACGCCGGAGGAGGAGGAGTTCCGGGCACGGCTGCGCGAGTGGCTCGCCAAGGCGCTCCCCGGACTGCCGCCGCAGCCGTCCCCGGAGGACTGGCCGGGGCGCAGGGCCTATGACCTCGGCTGGCAGCGCATGCTCTACGACGCCGGGTACGCGCATGTGCACTGGGATGCCTCCCCGACCACCCGGCTGATCTTTCTGGAGGAGACGGAGACCGCGGGCGCGCCCTACGTGGGCGCCGGATTCGTGGGACTGCTCCACGCCGGGCCGACCATCGCCGCCGAGGGCACCGCCGGGCAGCGGGACCGCTGGCTGCCGCCGATCCTGCGCGGCGAGGAGGTCTGGTGCCAGGGATTCAGCGAACCGGAGGCCGGGAGCGACCTCGCGGCGCTGCGCACCCGCGCGCACAGGGACGGCGACGACTACGTGGTGACCGGCTCCAAGATCTGGACCTCGCACGCCGAAGTCGCCGACTGGTGCGAGCTGTTGGTGCGGACGGACCCGAAGGCGCCGAAGCATCGCGGGATCACCTGGCTGGCGATGCCCATGTCCGCGCCGGGGGTCGTGGTCCGCCCTCTCCGCACCCTCGCCGGGTCCGCCGAGTTCGCCGAGGTGTTCCTCGACGAGGTGCGGGTGCCGGTGGCGAACCGGGTGGGCGACGAGAACGACGGCTGGCGCGTGACCATGGTGACGCTGTCCTTCGAGCGCGGTACGGCCTTCGTGGGCGAGGTGGTCGCCTGCCGCCGCGTGCTCGGCGAACTCGCCCGCACGGCACGGGACAACGGGCGCTGGGACGATCCGGTGCTGCGGCGGCGGCTGGGGCGGCTGAACGCCGACTTCCGGGCGCTGTGGCGGCTGACGCAGTGGAACGTGAGCGAGGCGGAGGCGAACGGCGGGGTGCCCGGCGTGGGGGGCTCGGTCTTCAAACTGGGCTACTCGCACGCGCGCCAGGAGCTGTACGACACGGCGGCGGAGGTCCTGGGCCCGGAGTCACTGGATCTCGAACGGCCCTGGGTGCTCGACCGGTTGTCCTCGCTGTCGTACACCATCGCGGCCGGGACCTCGCAGATCCAGCGGAACATCGTGGCCGAACGCATTCTCGGGCTGCCGAAGGGGCGGTGA
- a CDS encoding class I adenylate-forming enzyme family protein, with the protein MTDTAHTLSASRTLWDLLARRADLTPDRPVLLQDDRTLTFGELRTRGERVAAGLYGMGVRPGTVVAWQLPTRIETALLSFALARLGAVQSPVIPFYRDREVGFALRESKAEFFAVPGVWRGFDHTEMARRLGARGVFEAYDDLPDGDPGVLPAPPADGTSVRWIYWTSGTTSDPKGVLHTDRSLIAGGSCLAHALRLTADDVGSMAFPYAHIAGPDYTVMLLLYGFPAVMFEQFALPDALEGYRKHGVTVAGGSTAFYSMFLTEQRKQPGVRIIPTLRLLAGGGAPKPPEIYHAVVRELGAQLTHGYGMTEVPMITMGAPDDTVENLATTEGRPPEGMSVRIVDGEVRLKGEAVCQGYLDPAQTAEAFDEEGFLRTGDLGFVKDTGHLVLTGRLKDVIIRKGENISAKEIEDLLAAHPAVGDVAVIGLPDPERGERVCAVVEQPEGAEELTLDAMTAYLRAEGLSTHKLPEQLEVVDALPRNEALRKVLKYKLRERYSGTVK; encoded by the coding sequence GTGACCGACACCGCCCACACGCTCAGCGCGTCCCGCACCCTCTGGGACCTCCTCGCCCGCCGCGCCGACCTGACCCCCGACCGCCCGGTCCTCCTCCAGGACGACCGCACCCTCACCTTCGGCGAACTGCGCACGCGCGGCGAGCGGGTGGCGGCCGGCCTGTACGGCATGGGCGTACGCCCCGGGACGGTCGTCGCCTGGCAGCTGCCCACCCGGATCGAGACGGCTCTGCTCTCCTTCGCACTCGCCCGCCTGGGCGCCGTGCAGTCGCCGGTCATCCCGTTCTACCGGGACCGCGAAGTCGGCTTCGCCCTCAGGGAGTCCAAGGCGGAGTTCTTCGCCGTGCCGGGTGTCTGGCGCGGCTTCGACCACACCGAGATGGCACGCCGGCTCGGCGCGAGGGGCGTCTTCGAGGCGTACGACGACCTCCCGGACGGCGACCCGGGCGTCCTGCCCGCCCCGCCCGCCGACGGCACCTCCGTGCGGTGGATCTACTGGACCTCGGGGACCACGTCCGACCCCAAGGGCGTTCTCCACACGGACCGTTCACTGATCGCGGGCGGCTCGTGCCTCGCGCACGCGCTGCGGCTCACCGCGGACGACGTGGGGTCGATGGCCTTCCCGTACGCGCACATCGCGGGGCCCGACTACACCGTGATGCTGCTGCTGTACGGCTTTCCCGCGGTGATGTTCGAGCAGTTCGCGCTGCCGGACGCGCTGGAGGGCTACCGCAAGCACGGGGTCACGGTGGCGGGCGGCTCGACGGCGTTCTACTCGATGTTCCTCACCGAGCAGCGCAAACAGCCCGGCGTCAGGATCATCCCGACCCTGCGGCTGCTCGCCGGCGGCGGGGCGCCCAAACCGCCGGAGATCTACCACGCCGTCGTACGGGAGTTGGGAGCGCAGCTGACCCACGGGTACGGCATGACCGAGGTCCCGATGATCACGATGGGGGCGCCGGACGACACCGTGGAGAACCTGGCGACGACGGAGGGGCGGCCCCCGGAGGGGATGTCCGTGCGGATCGTGGACGGCGAGGTGCGGCTGAAGGGGGAGGCCGTCTGCCAGGGGTATCTGGACCCGGCGCAGACGGCGGAGGCCTTCGACGAGGAGGGGTTCCTGCGCACCGGCGACCTGGGGTTCGTGAAGGACACCGGCCATCTGGTGCTCACCGGCCGGCTCAAGGACGTGATCATCCGCAAGGGCGAGAACATCTCGGCCAAGGAGATCGAGGACCTGCTGGCCGCCCACCCGGCCGTCGGGGACGTGGCGGTGATCGGGCTGCCGGACCCCGAACGTGGGGAACGCGTGTGTGCCGTCGTGGAACAGCCCGAGGGCGCCGAGGAGTTGACCCTGGACGCCATGACCGCGTATCTGCGTGCGGAGGGTCTGTCCACCCACAAGCTGCCGGAGCAGTTGGAGGTGGTGGACGCCCTTCCGCGCAACGAGGCCCTGCGGAAGGTCCTGAAGTACAAGCTCAGGGAGCGTTATTCGGGGACGGTGAAGTAA